Genomic segment of Pochonia chlamydosporia 170 chromosome 1, whole genome shotgun sequence:
TTCCGTCCTGACGCTGGCTGGGCGAGATTCGCGATATCGGCTCTTCGGTTTCCATCGCAATGTCCCAGAGCTCTAACCATCCAGCTCCGTCAACTAGCGCAAAGACGCTCGGTTTAACTGGAGACCACTTGGCATCATAGACGACGTCCTCCCGAACAAAATCAATGAGTGGTGTGACGCTGCCGTCACCAGCGCCAATAGTTGATGTAGCAGCCGGCGCGCGGACTTTCCAGAGTTTTACGCTCCAGTCAAGCGAGGATGAGATTACCAAATCACCCAAGTCGATAGGACCGCGAGACGGATGAAAGTCAACAGACATGACGGGTGCCGTGTGACCTTTGTAGCTGATCTTCTTATCCACGCCTGCCTTGGCACCGGCTCGGTCATATCTGTGGCAGGGGAAGATGGTGCCTTCTTCACTCCCAACGAGGAAGAATGTCGGGTCGGTTTGAGGGAAAGAAACACAAGTCGGGCTCACATCCTCCACGGCCACTTTAGCCTGGCTTGGATTTTTCAGTTCAAGAAGCTCTTGGGGTTGTGCAAAGACGTCCATACTCCATCCACAAACAACCCCGTCCGTGGAGCAAGAAATAATATTGTTCGCATTCTGAGTTCCAACTATGTCGACAGAGTAGATCGGGTGGGCGTGGCCGTATCCAGTTAATGGCGTCTTTTGTACAGGGGCTGCTTTTGCTCTGGTATCCCAGAGAAGTACTTGGCCGCTGTAGGAGCCGCCAATAATTAAATTGGGGTGATACGGGGAGAACTTGGCGGTCAAGATATCAGATTGTGCAGTGAAAACATATTCTGGGCGATCGTGCATATGTGTGTTCCAAACCTGAACCAGACCATCGGGTTCGTGGGGGGCTGTGGGATTCTTGGTGTATGATGCGAGCAGCAGCTCGCTAAATTTCGGCGAGAAATCAATACCACTGATCATCCTTTTTTTGGACCATCGATCGTCGAAGAACTGAGCGACTTCCTTTATCCTATGCGAGCCACGACCACCAGTGTTACCGctttcttcgtcgtcctcctcctcatctttGCCCTGCAAAGCATAGTCTGTCAAAATGTCATAGGTTTCCTGGTCGATGGCTCGCTCAATAACTTTGGTGGATTGCTCAAGAAAGTCGACAAACTCTTCAGATCTGGTTACCGCATCCAGCTCTTCCGCTGTTAAGTCTCTGGCTGGATAGTTGGTGGACGAAGCATGCTGTGCCGCGACACTGCCATCAGCAAGCGATTCTTTGGCCGCTCGcagctcatcctcaacctcctctcgTATCTTTTGTCGCAATTCTTCTTCCCtgtctctttctctcctACTTTGCCTCTTGCTTGGTGAATTTGTAGTTCCTGTcaaatcatcaccatctgATGCAGTCGACAGCGCTCGATTTCTCGCTGGTGAGGGCCATTCATCTGAGGTCTGAACACCTTTGCTGTAGGAAAAGATCTCCTTGACGGGCGAAGGTGGGCATTCATACACCGTCGTTAGAGGCGCTGTACTTAGTTGTGGAGGAGGGGGGGCGGCAACCGAAGGGGCAGCGGACTCGGATGCCTCATTGCTGAGTTCTCCTGCGCTGAGCACACTGTTTGGTCTACTGCCGCGTGGACCAGGGGACGCCGCGCCAcctgttgttgttgagccGGGTCGACTCTCACCAACTAGGCTATTGATGAGGGATTCGATATCGCGGCGGTTCTCTGCTCTACTCGGGGTTGGCGATATTAACTATAGAAAATGGTGTTGTCAGTTGCGGGTCGCAAATGAGGTGTGCATATGGGGGGACTagaccaacatcaccaccgcTCAGGCTCTGGCGACCAGCACTCGCTTGGCTATTTCGAAGTtctctctgtctcttgaGCTCTGCAagcttggccttcttcgcTAGGATTTCATCTCGACGTTGTTGCATCTTGATTTCTCGTATGTCCCATTGCGGGACGCGCTTCTCAGGGGAGCTGCAGGAAGTTGCTGGTACGGATCAACGAGCTAGCTgggaagcaaaagcaagtcAAATGGATCAAAGAGAATGCACACTCGCCCTTGGATGCACAACAGGCGAAGAAAGAATAGTTGAGTTCAGCTAGGCTCCGAGAAATGTCGATGTTTGCCAACCAGTTGCATTAGTCCCTGATGCTTCGCGCTCCCAAGTTGACGTCGCATCAAAAAATCATGGAGCTAATAGTGGCTTGTTGAGTgcccagtctggttggatgaCCCCTGTAAGTGTTTGAGGTGTGGTGAGGTAACTCCAGTGCTGCAATCTGAGCACAGaagttgtcaactggtacatGTACCAGTCAGAACGGACCAGACTGCCGCAGGCGCCAAGACGCGTTCAGAGGCACCAGCTAgatgcaccagacaacacTGCGTTGGTAGCCGCACGTGATCGCCCAGATTATGGGCCTTGCATGTGGCCCGTCGGTTGGAGGTACCAGAGAGCCACACCCAGCCGGCCGCCAACCGACGAGCTCAATGTCCCCTGTGGGCTTGTAGCCAGTGGCCTGTGGCGGGCCGCTGCCGCCTGTCCTGGCAAAACTGCGACTTTTCCCGAGCAACTTTcaaatcttcttcatctcgcAGCCGACGCAACAATTCCCTCGAACCTCCACGACAGGGCCCCATTGACATCCATTGTCGGCCCCCGAGTTACGTCCTCACCTCCGGATCGCTTCTCGTACCTGTCGCGCACCTTGCGACCGTAATTTCCAATGGCCTCGACTGGCGTTAATGTTCGTTTCTCCCGCCCTCCGTCAGTCTCCTTTTGTGCCCTCGACC
This window contains:
- a CDS encoding dynein intermediate chain (similar to Neosartorya fischeri NRRL 181 XP_001261994.1); amino-acid sequence: MQQRRDEILAKKAKLAELKRQRELRNSQASAGRQSLSGGDLISPTPSRAENRRDIESLINSLVGESRPGSTTTGGAASPGPRGSRPNSVLSAGELSNEASESAAPSVAAPPPPQLSTAPLTTVYECPPSPVKEIFSYSKGVQTSDEWPSPARNRALSTASDGDDLTGTTNSPSKRQSRRERDREEELRQKIREEVEDELRAAKESLADGSVAAQHASSTNYPARDLTAEELDAVTRSEEFVDFLEQSTKVIERAIDQETYDILTDYALQGKDEEEDDEESGNTGGRGSHRIKEVAQFFDDRWSKKRMISGIDFSPKFSELLLASYTKNPTAPHEPDGLVQVWNTHMHDRPEYVFTAQSDILTAKFSPYHPNLIIGGSYSGQVLLWDTRAKAAPVQKTPLTGYGHAHPIYSVDIVGTQNANNIISCSTDGVVCGWSMDVFAQPQELLELKNPSQAKVAVEDVSPTCVSFPQTDPTFFLVGSEEGTIFPCHRYDRAGAKAGVDKKISYKGHTAPVMSVDFHPSRGPIDLGDLVISSSLDWSVKLWKVRAPAATSTIGAGDGSVTPLIDFVREDVVYDAKWSPVKPSVFALVDGAGWLELWDIAMETEEPISRISPSQRQDGRTMLSKSLNKLAWEPNDGKRLATGGIDGSLTVFEVGSGLGGKEGLKNEEWTNVKKLVNRVEAVGLNGAMMV